The nucleotide window TTATCCAACATGCTTCACAAGCAATAAAATACAAACTGGAAGATTCAGACCTTTGATTTGTCATTTGGGAAATTCTTGCTACGAACTTTGAAAAGCTTGCTATCAGGTACTGTCCAACAGTTGCGACTTTTCTCATCCGGATCATGATGAAGGATTCCAGAAAAGCAAGATAAATCATTTTTTTCTGGAGGCTCATCTGTCATATTGAAAAAGTACTGCTGTTACAGAAACAGAGAACACCTTCCCTAGAACTTGATGACAACAGATATTAGAATGCAGGAATATAGAATAGAAAAGGGAAACAAACCCGTTTGTTTAGCTTCATTGTCAGATTTTTTAGGGCTTTCCTGTACATTGGTTTTGATCAAGGTTTAGTATCAAGTGAGGAAACATGCAAAATCTGTAGTAAGTTACGAATTCATGATGTTTTTGTTCATTGTTTGGTCTAGGATATTTGCACCTCTATATCAGCTTCAGGAACCTGATACTCCTCATCGTCATCCGATTCTTCATCAATAGTTCCCATGTTTTTATTTCCTACATGTTCTTGATCTGCTGGTTTAGTATTGGAGTCAATTTCTGTAagcttctcatccttttgtgctGTATTCACATCAGCCATGCTCTCCATTGCAGGAATCCTTGGAGTTATATGGATATCATCTGTTTGGGAAAAATATTCACGCAGCCCTGGGATTAAGTGTAGATTAGAGCCATAACGACcagaaatgaattggtgagacAACAAGGCTGAGTGGTCAGTTTAACAAATTTCATTCGTTCTTTCATACTAAATATAAAGCTGTTAATGGTTGTGTCATAAGAAAAACAGTATTTCAGTACCGGCAACACAGTTCAGTATCTGCAGCAAAGAATGATACTGAAAGGAAGTAGAGTAATTCAAGAACCATCCCTTCAGGTCAATCTGCATAAGGTGCTGAACCTGAGTCCGGGGTCTTCCATTGCGACACTTAAGAGGACAAATCTTGAATCCTCCACCTGAATTTTTAGAAATTTCAGGAAAACAAAAGAATAGAAGTTGACAATTTTGTTTATACATGGAGTTTCTAGTAAAGGTAGGTGCAGGACTTATTATGGGCCTGAGAAAATTACTTTCAATAAAAGCCCTTACAAATCCTCGTTGACAGCTGCAGTTTGGATGTTCTGTAGAACGAAATAACACAACTGCATGTGTAAACACACATTGTCAGAAAGAAGACACTAAAGAGAGTAAAGTGGGCTTGAATGATTATAGCTCAACAATTTACCATAACTTCCATCGTCATTACGTCGCCAATACCTAACATAACACAGATCCCGAGGCCAGATCAACCTGCACGTTCACGTAGATGGAAGTTACATTTAGAATAATCAGAGGCAAAAGATTATGACAGGAACTTGTCAATCTATGAGAATTGTAGTTACCTTGGACAGCAATGCAATTGCAAACTATGATATAGTACTGCAGTGTGACCATCAACCTCTTCAACTAAACTACCCTGGCGAAAGCTACAGTCCCACCTAAATAGCAAAGAAAGATCAACAAGGTTGATTGTTAGAGTACGTCATGAGCCTATTGGGCCTGGGCTGGCGgtccctctcaatcctagcagccacatatCATTGATATTAAACACTCCCTTCGGTTTCTTTTACAAGGCATTTTTTTTCTCggacacgcaggagagctgtgtgCCTGTGTTGCATCATTATattaagggcgtacccagtgtagagagctcccgctctatgcggggtctggggaagggtgttaatggcaagccttaccctcgcctgtgcaatgcgaggagaccgcgactcgaacccgggaccttccggtcacaggcggtaagactctaccgcttgcatcattatattaagaaggaaAATAAAGGGAAAGAATAcatttcaacaacaacaacacacacacacacatgtggCACTGAAATTATATACTAACAGAGTACTTGTTGCTCAAAGGCTTGTCACTAAGAAATAGGCCTTACAATTTCAAACGGGGGGTATTTGTATTAGGGAAACCACTAAGTTAAAGGACCAGTTGCTTACTCGTATCTTGTTGCATCCATGCTCATCATCAGCCCAAAAATGGCTTCACATGTGGCTTCCACTACACCAACAGCCCTCATAGCTCGGCTACAGCTTCTTGCCTACATGGCATGCAGTAGCATGTTGTCATCAGCTTCAGAGTTTCAGGTTGTACCCAGATTTATTTTGGAGAAGAAAAGGCACTACAATTGGAACATACAAGGTATTCAACTTCCAGAAGTTCTTCATAAATGCGCAACCCTGCCAATGCAAACCGGTAAGCGATCCCAACTTCAAACATCCTCCAAGGAAGGATTAACACCTAAGGAAAGAAACACAGACTTGCCATTTTGGCATCGAAGTAGTCGCCAATTCTTCTTAGAATAGAGTTGAGTGAGGTCATTCTGACTGGACATACCAAAATCAGCATCTTTGGTCCAATCATGTATTGATtcggggggacctaagaacagaAATGATATGGTGAATTATGAACACAAATGCTGCAAATCAGTACACAACTTCACAAAGATCAGTTAGCATGACTTCTTACCATTCCCTATAGTTGTCCTGCGAACTAAAGTAGGCCGTTCCTCTTCGTCTTCAGCTCTACATTAATAATAAGTTTCTAGCTAATTCAGTAAAATTCCTTACACAAGATACTCGAAGACATGTAATGCCACTTACGCACTGTCACGGTCTGACAAGGAGAACTGCCCTCCGAGTTCCATGTCAAAGTCCATTGTAGCAAATGCCTTATGGGTTTTAGCTGCAGAGTCTGGTTGCTGGAAGAAAAGAAAACGTTCTGCATTATAACATGTAAAATGTGTCCTTGATTTTGCAATGTTCATGAAAACGAATTAAGATACAATGCTGTCTAGCATCTGATTCAGCGGCTATTTAGTTTAATTAAGTTGCGAGTTTTCTGAAGACAGTGACCAACTGGTCAAGTACTTTTGACGCAGTGAACTATGGGATCTAAGAAGCTCATATCACATTCTAGCACTGTGATTTACTGTGAAACATTACTGCCTACTATTTAATTACCAAACTAATACGCAATCATCAATTTGTTAGCCAACCTAAATGATATATGGAAAAGGGCATATGAAATCCAAGCTTTCTCAAGACATGCTTGTAGCAATTGTGCCATAGCTGTAAAAATGGGGCTGAAACAGAGACTTACTGCACCTGATCAATGAGGAGCTCTATTTTCTTTTTCCAGGCCAATGCATCTTCAATATCATGTgcacccatctgtggattgagtACTTGTCACTTGAAACTAGATAAATCAGGGAGGATTGTAGTTCTGTTTAATGGTTGAAGCTACTTCAACTAACCGTTATTTGATGCTCCTTCTCTTTCTGGTTATAAACGCAGAGAACATAAATCATCTGAAaaagaacccatgggagggatgAGAATAAGCACAGGAAAATCCAACTGCGATTGCCAAGGAAAGTAGAAAAATCACATGCCATGGAACACTTAGTGAGGTGCATTATATAGTTTTAAAGTGCTTGGTTGTTGTTGCATCCTATACATCCGCATGTACTTAGTGAGGTGCATTATATAGTAGTTGAGATGGTAGTGGGCCCTTTTTCACAATCAGTGTCATACAAGAAGATGATCTTAGACACATATATGTTTATGGCATATTTCATTTTCTTAGGAAGAAAAAGGAAGGGAACAAACTGGCATCTACCAAGCTTCTTGTAGCAGGATGTAGTACACATGAAGATTACTGACCGCATAACATTCACAATTCAAGTTAATAAACAAAACTGGAGGCCAAACTCACTTGCCCATGATGATTTTTGAGCCCCCTATCCTCCACCCTGCAATTCCCATCTATTAGCAGCGACTTGAGGGGCACCTGGATGCACAATGACAAATTTCACCTAAGTTATCAAACATCAGAAAGGATACTTTGGTGCTAATGCGATTCAGGTGGTAGGTAGgatgaatatataatatgttggGAAATCAAGCATAACTAAGAGAGTAGTTCATAGTACAGTATCAGAAACAGCACGAATGCAGATAACTAAAGGAAAAATAATTAAAATCGAAAACTTAATGTTGACTAATCGGCGATTTTGATACATAATTAATTGCAACAATGAAAACATAATCATCGTGCTTAATGGATCACCACTTTGTTTTGGGTGGTATAACAGCAGGCTCCCATGTTTGCAACAGGGAGCACCCAATGTTCTACCAGATTGTAATCCTAGGCAAAGACAAAGGCAACCCACATTGGGCACCCAAATAAAACGGACCGAACTGTTCAGAGGTTGGAGGCGCTAGCTCCTGTAAGAACAAACCCTAGCACCTATGGAAATGGCAATCTAGTCGTACCATGTTGTCCTTGGGCTTCTTCTTGTAGTAGGCGAGCAGCCTGCTCTCGAGCACGAAGTAGCGCGTGTGGAAGAAGGACCTGCCGATCTTCCGGCGGCCGTAGCGCACCATCCATCCCTCGTGGTGCACGGCCGCGGCCTCCCTGACGGTGGCCACCGCCTTGGACAGCTCGCCGCTCCTGGCGGTAGCCGCGACGTCCTTCCAGGAGATGGCGGCCGACTTGGGGAGCTCGCCGCTCTTGGTCGCCCTTGCCGCCGCGGCCTCCCGCCTCGACGCCGATGAGCTCAGCGAGCTCAGCATCTTCCCCTTGGCGCGCGACGCTCTGGCCTCTGGGCCTGGGGGGCGCGATCGCGCGGCGATCGGGGTGGAGACGGGGAAGGGGAGGGAGCGGTTGGTTGGAAGGGTGGCGGGGCGGGAGACGCGCAGTGGCCTCCCGTATTTGACATTGATTAAGCTTCTAAagatagtagcagtagcagttaATTAATGGGCTAAACCATTGTGTTTAGCATGATCAATGATGTCATCCTATACTTATCTAGGATACTAGTCATTCATGGAGCCATATATCAATCCATATTGATCTTTTTTTTTGGTGAAAAAGAGCACCATTTTCCATAGCATTAAACCATTTCGTGATCAGGCCAAACAAAAAAAAGTACCAGGTAGGATCAGATAGTACATTTCCAATTGAGTGAAATGCACCGTGTATTGTTATTCGCCAAAAAAAAACTTTTCTCAAACGATAATGTTGTGATGCGGACGTCCTCACGTCCCGTTTCTATCCGAACGCACCGTCCTTACAGACTCAGTAGCTGCACTTACTCATCTACCCCACATTAAACCAGCACTTACTCACCTACCCCATATTAAACCAGCACTTACTCACCTACCCCATATTAAACCAGGAGAGGCCATAGTCGCCTCATGGCCCTGCGAATAAACGGCGATGCGCTCGCCTCTTCGACTGACGAGGACACTAGAGAAGGTTGCTGGCGCGCGGCGAGCAATGGAGATGCACCGCGCCCCTGCTTCCTCTGGTGCGTGCCTCTGACCGGGCAGCCACTCCTCACTCTGCCCCCGCCCCTGCTCGCTCTGGTGCgttctgtaacaccctcggtgacAGTGAATTATTTGCTAAAGCATGTCATGTGATATTGCATGTGATATGATGGATAGGTAAAGCATTGTAACTTAAACGAGTCGTAAAAACGTAAAACGAAAAGTTAATTCACGATTTATAAAGTTAACAAGTAGAGAtgttaactaatttttattgaacaaaaacgctataaaatatatatgtgacaccttaagaaagtttgaagtacacattttgtagaagatagtgtaacttttgttttaacaagataataacgttagctaacatttctaataacttggaaatcgaatttgaagcaaatccaactccagacttagtcaatttcttaaatctgaaaatagattgacaaagctatgtttggtaatttattCTGTAAAAATTGAGTTTAAGAGTGGTGTCGTTCTTTAGCTCTTGTAGATAGCCTAAGGTGCCCTCTTTAGAGTAGTGAAtgtggtttggggattggattAACTGTCTAGTTGTTTCGaacgctttaaaatccatgcacagCGTGTTTTCGGGCTATTTTTTCTGGCTGGACGTGATCACCATGCCGAGCGGCCTTGACGTCGTGGTGCTCGGTGCGCGCAAGCGCGCGCGTGGCCACGCTCTGGCCGCATCACTGGCCGCCTCGGGCTGCCGCGGAGCCGTGGCTGCCCGACTCGCCACGTCGCACTGCCCCTGCCTGTTGTCGTTGCCGCGCGTTGCTGTTGCCCTCCGTGCCACGCCACGACAACGCCGCTGCCACAGTCGTCGCATCGCTGCGCTGCGCTGCGCCACTGGCCCGCCTGGACGCTGCACACACAAGGTCGAACTgtcgtcgccatgccatttattgCACTACGGCGCGCGGGCCACGCCGACCTCAAGCGCGTGTCGTCGGCTAGTGCCGGGCGTTGCCACCGCTCCGTTAGACACGTCACCGCTCTCCCCGTGGCCAGCCCCCACCTCAACGCTCAAGCTAAATTAGCTTGCACCACTAGCCCACCTAGACCCCTCTATTGTGCGCACTAAGCCGTAACATCTACCATTGCCTCCTCGCTGCTGGTTGCACGACCGGTAACTGCGGTTCATGTCGAGCTCGTCGCGTGCACGCAGTCTAGCTCGCTCGGGGCATCTCCGGCCAAACCATCACCTTCGCTAGGTCAGTGGTGAGTCCCTGTTGCTCACCCGCTATCCCTACTGCCTTGTTAATACTGTGGCTCACCGAAACGTAGTCGCCATTGCCGCAGGGTGCCTGTCGTCGTGGAGAGGCCCTTCTACTACGTCTCAGTTCATGCAGCCGCCACCCATCGCTTTGCGTCAAACCCTAGGTGACCgtcggcctcgtagataggtcagcgtGGGTCTCGTGTGGCCGGCGCAAGCGCTAGTGCCACTGCTCACCGCGCCGGAGTGCGCGGGGATGATCGAGGACCATATTGTTGTAAAGGAGGGAGATTGCGGCGCCGTGCGAATGCTAGGTAGCGCAGGGGTGTCTCTGCAAAACCGCCAGCGCGCGAGCTGTCTCTCGCCGTAGGCCAGCTTGTGTGCGTGGGCCGCGCCTGTGGGCTACGCGCGCTACGCTCAAGTGGGCCGAGTCCGCATGGTTGCGGGCCGCGCTAGTGAattcgtttttccttttcttaaggaattagagatagctttatgttttaatttctgagctgaactttgaaaattaatatcaattcccataggtatccaaaaatgtgaaataaattttgttgagttcctaaaaatgttgtctatctgatgGTATGGCTGGATTACGTAGGTCTGAGTTTATGCTAAGGCTtattaaattatttgagagtGTTTAACATTATTTAGGTTAATAtttttataggaatttttgtggtaaattaatAATAATTTTGTTCATGAagtttttatagtaggttcattgtagtattatatgctcactgtaatttttgtgaccCTAGAATAGACCGAGAAATAAGGTAGTTAGGTGCTCCttgttttaatatacattaaatcgtTAATAAAAGAATAAAtgcattttagttgctaagataatatgtgaatgtttcatacctatttagtggaaaggatggctagcttagcatcttagtcattagagttagcttagtagcttggtagatctattgttattttaagagttgctattgtcgtaatactaagtgttgcatcatcattgcatgcatgtagagaacgagttggtggagttcgtgaccgcgggcgagcaggagtacgaggaggtgatcgaggagtacaaggaggaggttctcgtacaGGAGGGAACCCCGGAGCCACTAGTGAtggactttgctgacaccccgactgcccaaggtaagccccagtgcataacccttattttgaataatcactgaatatatatataacctacctatgagtcctactagcataggtcgagtagctgctatgcttggactatcggtagcatgagtaacctgtcgttactcacaataggtgattattattattactctcatgataaaatggtgaaagtaaatggagaccgggcagggatatggtataggtattggtgggtgtaataggttgtgtcccgcggccaatggggcatagcttggttatactattttccctgtccgtgtcggttaaggaccgtctgttgcattggattctagtcaggtcacagacttattatcctgagtacatacttgcttataggagcggaaagtctcgttgctctcttgtcgtgggttccggctcttttcgaactgactgattggaggcggggatggtggaggtctaagcaccacactgagtccgggactcaggagtgggggcttggagtctaagtttggacggagacctagaccctttgacaggagagtggtgggtcggtcttgcttgtgcctagggtacaagcgggacgtgtgttttggAGTACCCAGCTggaatacattggttcacgaatcgtcatgtgatacggtatgacttgtctaggatctagcactatagtaagaactagaagatgaaaggggatgaatggatctggttgctcaactcttacttgaaagtagaacaagtactTACATAGAattgttagctaatgaactaatcatgactgccaataaaatacatacataaggattcactactagtaatattTTTtgcaaaaggaaacccagcaaaccataaagcttatcatatcctttggagtcgggaaattattctcactagtcgggtaagtcttgcgagtacattgtgtactcagggtttatttacccctgttgtaggtgtagctagaggagtggctgttgtgtggaggatttttctggtgggcacagacggatccttgtatcttatcgttagatgtttatttcaatttcgctgtttaaattctgcactctgaacttagtattgtaataatgtattttcgagaactcttgttgtataaaatggactaagtattgtaaacccgttctcattattggatcctggatgaaaaatgtggattattcgagttctcccttggggtgtgctcgacgggacCGTCTGATGTAGCtccctttcgaggtgcttagcatctagtggaagacgagcgcctccgaaagcgtgttatttcagaCGTTTCTGCCACACGTTCCCCCGATCGGGCAGCCACTGTGTCGGTCGCACGTGCTGCAGCTGTGCACTGGGCCGGTCGTGCCTCGTCGTGACACACCACACGCCTAGCCTGGCATGGATGgacagcgccgccgcctccttctccaccgcgacTTGCACAGATGGATCTCGCTATGCAGTGCTCCGCCACCCAGCCGCCTACTAAGGTTTACTAAAAGGGCATGTTGCAATTgtctatttcaagtgtttcagaggtatgttacaagtgttttatatggatgttgtaaaagtagatcgggatgttgcatatgttacaatggcttgcacacatatattgcaagcgtCCATTCCCAATATTTCATATATTTTTTAGACGTACgttgtaagtgtgtttatctggatgttgcatatgtttcacacatatattgcaagcgttttatatggatgttgcgtatgtttacaatggtttttaagtgttttcaaatatttttgcaagtgtttcaaacgcatgtttgaagtgtttcatctgtctgcGGACGTATATCGTAAGTGTTGCATCTacatatttcaaaagtagatcagtatgttgcacatgttgcaaggaCACCAATGGCTGGCGAGCAGCAGCCTGCCGCAGGGTTTCCTTTCTCGCGCGGCACGCCTCGCCCTCTCTACTctactcccctcccctcccttcccttcccttcccttcccttccctccattCGACGTGATAGTTCGAGCCTGGTGAAGGTGGTTGCCCCAGGTAGGCCACCGACGACACGATGCCCGAGTGGTGGCCCCATAACAAGCTAAGGTCGCACTGTCCGCTCCCTACGTGGGAAACAGAGCAGCCGCGGGTGTCCGTCCGGACATCCGGACGCTAGTCCTGCCGTTTCTCAAATTCTGGGTTTCTTTTAACTCTCAAAGCTAAACGTTTCTCATATTCTCATCTAGGTCTCTAAACTCTCAAAGTGATTATCTAGGTCCATGAGTGGACCTAGAGTTTGTGGACCCAATTAAGAATCTGAGAAAAGGTAAGGACCTACGGCACATTTTACTCATTCCAATTCCATCATCCCACTCCTTAAATCAAACATGATATGATCTCAGGCAAGAATCAGGCTCTTGGTACAAACGTATACAGAGTAGGGATTTCAGCTGTGCA belongs to Miscanthus floridulus cultivar M001 chromosome 4, ASM1932011v1, whole genome shotgun sequence and includes:
- the LOC136552863 gene encoding protein ENHANCED DISEASE RESISTANCE 2-like isoform X2, translated to MLSSLSSSASRREAAAARATKSGELPKSAAISWKDVAATARSGELSKAVATVREAAAVHHEGWMVRYGRRKIGRSFFHTRYFVLESRLLAYYKKKPKDNMVPLKSLLIDGNCRVEDRGLKNHHGQMIYVLCVYNQKEKEHQITMGAHDIEDALAWKKKIELLIDQQPDSAAKTHKAFATMDFDMELGGQFSLSDRDSAAEDEEERPTLVRRTTIGNGPPESIHDWTKDADFGMSSQNDLTQLYSKKNWRLLRCQNGLRIYEELLEVEYLARSCSRAMRAVGVVEATCEAIFGLMMSMDATRYEWDCSFRQGSLVEEVDGHTAVLYHSLQLHCCPRLIWPRDLCYVRYWRRNDDGSYVVLFRSTEHPNCSCQRGFVRAFIESGGFKICPLKCRNGRPRTQVQHLMQIDLKGWFLNYSTSFQYHSLLQILNCVADDIHITPRIPAMESMADVNTAQKDEKLTEIDSNTKPADQEHVGNKNMGTIDEESDDDEEYQVPEADIEESPKKSDNEAKQTDEPPEKNDLSCFSGILHHDPDEKSRNCWTVPDSKLFKVRSKNFPNDKSKIPAASYLMELAAIDWYKDTKRMDNVGRQKNCVAQVAAEKGMHTFIVNLQIPGSTHYSMVMYFVTSSLKKGSLLQRFFDGDDDFRNSRLKLIPSVPKGSWIVRQSVGSSPCLLGKALDCTYVRSPGYLEVDVDIGSSAVANGVLGLVFGVVTTLVVDMAFLIQANTYEELPEQVIGAARLSNVEPSTAVVPDLENNSDSNKDNSSNDATSSEDDSSKKTN
- the LOC136552863 gene encoding protein ENHANCED DISEASE RESISTANCE 2-like isoform X1; amino-acid sequence: MLSSLSSSASRREAAAARATKSGELPKSAAISWKDVAATARSGELSKAVATVREAAAVHHEGWMVRYGRRKIGRSFFHTRYFVLESRLLAYYKKKPKDNMVPLKSLLIDGNCRVEDRGLKNHHGQMIYVLCVYNQKEKEHQITMGAHDIEDALAWKKKIELLIDQQPDSAAKTHKAFATMDFDMELGGQFSLSDRDSAAEDEEERPTLVRRTTIGNGPPESIHDWTKDADFGMSSQNDLTQLYSKKNWRLLRCQNGLRIYEELLEVEYLARSCSRAMRAVGVVEATCEAIFGLMMSMDATRYEWDCSFRQGSLVEEVDGHTAVLYHSLQLHCCPRLIWPRDLCYVRYWRRNDDGSYVVLFRSTEHPNCSCQRGFVRAFIESGGFKICPLKCRNGRPRTQVQHLMQIDLKGWFLNYSTSFQYHSLLQILNCVAGLREYFSQTDDIHITPRIPAMESMADVNTAQKDEKLTEIDSNTKPADQEHVGNKNMGTIDEESDDDEEYQVPEADIEESPKKSDNEAKQTDEPPEKNDLSCFSGILHHDPDEKSRNCWTVPDSKLFKVRSKNFPNDKSKIPAASYLMELAAIDWYKDTKRMDNVGRQKNCVAQVAAEKGMHTFIVNLQIPGSTHYSMVMYFVTSSLKKGSLLQRFFDGDDDFRNSRLKLIPSVPKGSWIVRQSVGSSPCLLGKALDCTYVRSPGYLEVDVDIGSSAVANGVLGLVFGVVTTLVVDMAFLIQANTYEELPEQVIGAARLSNVEPSTAVVPDLENNSDSNKDNSSNDATSSEDDSSKKTN